The genomic DNA AGGCATTGGAAgggcacagagggacagagggcacCCCTAAAGGCATTGGAACGGTACAGGGGGACAGAGTGCACCcctgagagcactgcagggcacagggacactccggggcacagggacactccGGAACAGACCATGGGGTGCACACTGGGGATATCTGGGTTACCCCAGGGTGCATCTTAGGGCGCACGAAGGAGGCGAAGGGCGCATCCCGAGAGAGCATCCCGGGCTCGCAGGGCGCGCCCTGGGGACGGAGCATCCCGGCAGCGCATCCCGAGCGGCTGCGGCAGCGGGGTCGCTCCGGCTCCTCGCGAGTCCCCCCCGGCTCGGCGGGGGTGGGAGGAGGGctcgccgccgccccccggggCGGTCCCGCCGCTGCCGGAGCCTCCCGCCGCCCCCGCTGccgccgggcggggccgggaccGGAGGGGACCGGAGAGGGGCCGGGACCGGAGCCCCGGGACCGGAGAGGGGCCGGGACCGGAGCCCCGGGGCCGGAGGGGACcggagaggggcagggagcggagccccggagccccggggccggggtcgcTCCCCAGCCATGTCCAAGCTGCTGCCGGCGCAGGAGGCGGCTCGCATCTACCACACCAACTACGTGCGGAATGCTCGGGCCATGGGCGTGCTCTGGGCCCTCTTCACGCTCTGCTTCTCCATCCTGATGGTGGTGACCTTCATCCAGCCCTACTGGATCGGCGACAGCATCGACACGCCGCAGGCCGGCTACTTCGGCCTCTTCTCCTACTGCATCGGCAACGCGCTCACCGGGGAGCTCATCTGCAAGGGCAGCCCGCTGGACTTCGGCACCATCCCCTCCAGTGCCTTCAAAACTGCCATGTTCTTCGTGGGCATCTCCACCTTCCTCATCATCGGCACCATCCTCTGCTTCAGCCTCTTCTTCTTCTGCAACGCGGCCACCGTGTACAAAGTGTGCGCCTGGATGCAGCTGGCAGCGGgtgagcggggctgggggccgCGGGAGCGGGGGCTGCCGGGCCCGAGCCTCGTCCCCTTCTGCCCTCCACTCTgccggggatttgggggtttggcCGCTTCAGAGACCCCCCAGTGTCGCCTCCGTGCCATTTGCTCCCCCGCACTGGTTACCAGTGGGGAGTTTTTAGTGAAACTCCTTCCAGGGCAGCTGAGGCACAGCAGGCTCGCTGCATGTTGGGTGATGCTGCCAAACCCCGTGTCCCCAAACCTTGTGGCTGCCAATCCTTGTGCCCCCAAACCCTGTGCCCCCAAACCCTGTTCCCCCAAACCTTGTGCCCCCAAACCCTGTGTCCCCAAACCTTGTGGCTGCCAAACCCTGTGCCCCCAAACCCTGTTCCCCCAAACCTTGTGCCCCCAAACCCTGTGTCCCCAAACCCTCTGCCCCCAAACCCTGTGGCCCCAAACCCTGTGTCCCCAAACCCTGTGCCCCCAAACCTTGTGGCTGCCAAACCCTGTGCCCCCAAACCCTGTGCCCCCAAACCCTGTGCCCCCAAACCCTCTGCCCCCAAACCCTGTGCCCCCAAACCCTCTTGCCCTGGGCAGCTTCtcgcagcccctgctcctgctcagccgcagggaggctgcagaggaTCAGCTCCAGAGCACCAAAACCCCCCAGGGCACAGAGAGCTCTCCTGTTTGGGATCCTGCAGGAATCGAGCAGGGACACAGCGGTGACACTCGCTGGCCCTTTGTGGTAACTCCCCGAGCTCAGGGAATAATGCCCCGTGGGGAGGATGGAACTCGAGGAGGGCACTGGCTGCTTTTACCACCACTCGCATTCTCTCCCTTTGCTGCTCATCCCCTCGGTTCTCAAGCCCTCCCCTCTCTCCCGGGGCACTTGAGAAGCTGGTAACCCAAGCCTGTGCTcggccagggctctgctgctcctgaatGATTCATGTGAGCCGGGGCTGACCCCgtgggagggcagggggctgctcctgctcccggCTGAGGATCCAGCTCACGCCAGGATTTAGATAAGGAGCTTGGGGCAGCTCAGCCTCCTGGGGAGCACGAGCAGACACAGCCTTTGCTGTGGTAGTTGGGGTTTTTacaggttttttgttgttgttctgaGTGGGGGGAGAGAAAATGGTCACAGGCAGTTCTGGCCGGATGGACAGGTACTGCTGCATTTTAGGAATTATTTTACAAAGTGGGCAGGCTAAGGGAGGATCAATTTCCTGGCCTTTGCTCTGAACAATttcacagaaattatttctttcccgCTTTCCCCATTTCTCTGTTAGTTACAGGGAAGATTCATTCTGTGTGcagaataaatttatttatttgaatagatttatttattaaatagaTTTATTCTGTGTGCAGAACCAACTGCTTTTCCATGAAGAGAAATCCTCTCTGCAAAGCAAGGAAGCTGCCTGCTCACCTTGCTGCTGGCTTGTCCCCAAGccaagggaaaagaaaacattggCAAAGGACAGAAGGGGGTTCTGGTTTCCTGAGCACCTGGTGGCAGAGAAGGAGCACAGGTGTGGGACAAGGTGCATTTAAGGGGGCTGCAGATGGCCTTGAGGAGCAGGGACAAACAGCTGCTTCTCCTCCACGGGGTTGTTTCTTGTGAGAGAGGAGTCAGGGACTGCCTCACATCTGCAGCACGTGAAGGGCTTTTGTCAATCATGTCCAAAAACCTCGTATGTTAACTCATCCCAAGCCTGGTCATTGTTCTTGTCCAGTAAATACAATTTCTctgagcaggggaaaaaggcacttCTGAGATTCTGGGGCACGAGCTGCCCTTCAGcagcctgctggcactggggagcccatgaccaggctggagcagctgccagggctgtgtgtgagctCTGAGAGCAGtcacaggaggagctgctgctggaaccACCACAGCTGAGCAAGCAGAATTAATCTGCccacaaagctgctgctgacagcagctccacctCAGCAAACCCCGAGCTGGAATCAGCTGCAAGCTGCTAGGCCAAGGTCTCATCTCACACAGACCAAACCCATTCCAGCTTTGTTTGGAGATATTTCCTGGGAGTGACAGGGCCAGGGCTCTgtgcagagggagcagagatGTTGCCTGGGCAACGCTGTGACAGGAGATGCTGGTGCTGCACGTCCTTGGCACAGCAGATCCTGcctgtgcagcacagcagagcccagcacaggggattCAAGGGACAAGCCTGTGGCACCTGATGTGTTTGCAGCGTGATGTttgctcctccagctgctctctccacttCAGTGTTGGTGCCTGGAAAATAGAATTCACCTTTCCAGTTGGGGTGAGtataaaataaaacctttagCTGAAAGCTTGCAGGTGAACAACATGGCAAAGAGCACATGTGGTGCAGTAATTCTGCAATTTTTATAAGGTCAGGAGATTAGTGACTTATCATACACTGTCCAATCAAAGTTAGTTGGCTAGGTAATAATTCCTGGGGCCCTGACCCTCTGGAAGAAGTCCAGAGGGGTTTTTTGCCCCACTTTTGTTGTGTCTGGTCCAGATTCTGGTTGGAAAACAGAACATTCTTGAAGTTGGTTTTCGTGTTGAAATAAGATTAAACAATATTTAGGAATGTTCTTACAAGGTTAGCTCACTATTCCTAAAGCTAGAGAAGAAAGATTAGAAAAGTACTGGAAGCTACAGCAATCTACAAAGCTATGAACTTACGTAAaacataaaaagcaaaaaatcttCTGCATCATCATGAGCTCAGGAGCTCAgtgtgcccctgtccctgcagctacGGGGCTGATGATCGGGTGCCTGATCTACCCTGATGGCTGGGACTCAATCTTGGAATAAGACTAAACAATATTTAGGAATTACAAGGTTAGCTTACTATTCCTAAAGGTAGAGAAGAAAGATTAGTAAAGTACTAGAAGCTGCAGCAATCTACAAAGCTTACATAAaacataaaaagcaaaaaatcttCTGCATCATCAGGAGCTCAGTGtccttctgtccctgcagctaCGGGGCTGATGATCGGGTGCCTGATCTACCCTGATAGTTGAGACTCAATCTTGGAATAAGACTAAATAATATTTAGGAATTATAAGGTTAGCTTACATAAaacataaaaagcaaaaaatcttCTGCATCATCAggagctcagtgtccctctATCCCTGCAGCTACGGGGCTGATGATCGGGTGCCTGATCTACCCCGACGGCTGGGACTCGAGCGAGGTGCGGAGAATGTGCGGGGACAAAACTGACAAATACACGCTGGGCGCGTGCACCGTGCGCTGGGCCTACATCCTGTGCA from Passer domesticus isolate bPasDom1 chromosome 25, bPasDom1.hap1, whole genome shotgun sequence includes the following:
- the LHFPL5 gene encoding LHFPL tetraspan subfamily member 5 protein encodes the protein MSKLLPAQEAARIYHTNYVRNARAMGVLWALFTLCFSILMVVTFIQPYWIGDSIDTPQAGYFGLFSYCIGNALTGELICKGSPLDFGTIPSSAFKTAMFFVGISTFLIIGTILCFSLFFFCNAATVYKVCAWMQLAAATGLMIGCLIYPDGWDSSEVRRMCGDKTDKYTLGACTVRWAYILCIIGILDALILSFLAFVLGNRQDNLLPSDFKVESKEEGND